Part of the Gallalistipes aquisgranensis genome, GTCCACCCGGAAGAAGACCGTTCCCCGGGGCGGTTCCTGGGGGGTGTAGCGGAAGGTGGCGACCGTGTCGATCCCTCCGGCGCATCCGATGAAGAGTTCTCCCTCGTCTTCAGAGTCGAGATTGATCAGGTACTGCCCGGAGAGCATCTCTTCGCCCAGATTGAAGGCTCCGGTCAGTCCCGTCTCCTCGTCCACGGTGAAAAGGGCCTCCAGCGGACCGTGTTCCAGCTTTTCGTCGGTCAGTGCGGCCAGAGCCGCCGCCATGCCGATACCGCAGTCGGCCCCGAGCGTGGTGCCGGTCGCTTTGACCCATCCGTCTTCGATGCGGGGGACGATGGGGTCGTTTTCGAAGTCGAATACGACGTCCGAGTTCTTCTCGCAGACCATATCCATGTGGCTTTGCAGCACCACGGCGGGGCGGTCTTCCCGTCCGGGAGTGGCGGGTTTCCGGATGACCACGTTGCCTGCGTCGTCCTTTTTGCAGTCGAACCCGTGTTTCCCTGCGAAATCCGTGAGATAGCGGATGATCTTGCCCTCCTTTTTCGAGGGTCTGGGCACCCGGGTGATCTCTTCGAAAATCTCCCACACCGGGCGCGGTTCCAATCGGTCGAGTATAGCCATGATTTCGTGTAGTTTGCTTGTAAAGATAGTGAATTTTGCGTATATTTATCCCTGACGACACCGATACCTGGCCTTATGATGAAGAAATTTCCCCTCTGTCGCAGGGCATTTCTGCCCGTAGCGTTTCTTTTGTCGATTGCGGGCAGTGCCGCTGCCCAGACCCGGGTGATCCGTACCACAACGGGAAAGGAGTATGTCTGCCGGGTGCTCAGTGCCGATTCCGAAAAACTGATGGTGAGGATGGAGGGCCGGAGGGCGCTCCGCTATTTCGGACGGGACAGCATACGGAGCATACGCTCCCTTCCCCGGGAGGAGAAGGAGGGCCGCTACGATATGCTGACTTTGGTGCTGGAGGGAGGATACAGCTATCGGGGGCGTATTTTCGCCTCCACGGGCGACTGTTCCCTGAACGGCGTGCAGTATGCGGGAGAAGGGATGCCGTGGCACGACATGACCGACGGGTTTATCGTCGGCGGGACCGTATCGGGTTTCGTCTCCGAATCCTGGGGGGTGGGCGTCGCGGCAAATTACCGGGGCCTGCAGGAGTGGGATTTTCGCAGTTTCTATATCGGTCCCGCCGTGACATACAGGCTTTTCGACGGCAGATACCGCAATGCATGGATGTTCGACCTGGGGGCGGGTTACCTGCGTTCGCGTATGGACTTCGGAAGCGGCGAGACGTGGCGGACGGCCTCGTTCGCCGGGCAGGCCGGGGCGGCTTACCTGTGGCGGCTGACCGGCGGCGTAGGGTTGCAGCTGCGTGTGTCGCTGCTGGCGTCGGCTGCGAAACGGTTCGATGCGGAGCAGAATGTCTCCGGCGGACAGGCGGGCGAGCGGAGGGTGAGAATGTCGCCGGCTATGGCCCTGCACTCCGTGAACCTGACCGTCGGGCTGGTTTTCGGCCGGTGACCGGGCGCCTTCCGGGGCGGGACCGGGAGGACAATGGCCGGCAGGGTTCTGTATGTCGGCTATATTTCGTATATTTATCCCCTGTTAATTATCGGATAACGGAAATGGAGGATTTTCGGATCGGGCACGGTTTCGACGTGCATGTGCTCCGCGAGGGGCTGCCGCTGGTGATCGGCGGGGTGCGGATTCCGCACGAAAAGGGATTCGTGGCGCATTCGGACGGCGACGTGCTGGTGCACGCCCTCTGCGATGCGTTGCTGGGCGCCGTGGCGCTGGGCGATATCGGGCTTCATTTTCCCGACACGTCGGAGGAGTTCCGGGGCATCGACAGTCTCGTGCTGCTGCGCCGCACGGTGGAATTGCTTCGGGAGAAGGGATACAGGGTGGCCAACGTCGACGCGACGATCGTGATGCAGCGGCCCCGGCTGAGGCCCCATATCGACGAAATGCGCCGCATCCTAGCCCGGACGATGGGCGTGGAGTGCGACGCGGTTTCGGTAAAGGCGACGACTTCCGAACGGCTGGGATACGAGGGGCGCGAAGAGGGCGTTTCCGCCTATGCCGTGGCCCTCGTATGCCGTTGTCACTCTTTCGACAGGGGCTGTATGTAACCCACGTAGCGGATCGTGTTGCTCAGCGTGAGCAGGTTCAGAACGGTCTGTCCCGTCAGCGTGTAGACCATCATGTTGACCGTGTAGTTCCGGTCCGCATGGATCATGTTGAAGGAGACGTTCCATCCGTACTGCACCTGGGAAATCTGGTAGTTCTGCCATTCGGACGTGTCGAAGTTGAGGATTTCGATGTACTCCGCCATATTGCCCCGGATCATGGGCATGTGGACCTCCACGTGGTCGGAGAAGATACCCACGAAATAGAGTTCGTTGTAGATCAGCTGGGTCCAGCCTCCGGGCAGCTCCTGCATGCTGTTGGGCAGGAAGCGGAAGTTGTGTGACCGGACCAGCGAGTCGAGCCGTGCGGCGAAACGTTCCGCCTTGAGCCTGCGCCGTTCGGTGCGGGTCAGCCTGTCCGCATCCTTGTCGGGAACGGACTGCACTTCGGGCGGAATTGTGCGGGGCAGGGCTACGGGCGTGCTTGGGGGCTCGGCGGCCGGAGCGGGGGGAGCCTGTGCCGGCCGTGCGGAGGCCGGGGGGTCCGTACGGGCCGGTGCCGCCGCGGATACGGCGGTATTCTGCCGTATGATTCCGGGGGACATCCCTTCCGTCGGGGAAAGCCCGTCGGAGGCTGTCCCGGCCGGAGCGTCGGCATATTCCGCCACGGCCGGTTCTCCGGAATAGTCCGGCGGCGAATCGGCCGTCTGTTGTTGCGCCTGCAGGGCCGCACAGCCGCAGAGAAGGAGAATCGGGAGAAACGACATTCCTTTCATCGCCTAATAGTTGCCCATGATGGTGCCGTTGTAGGTCACCGTGTTGTAAAGGTCGGACGAGAGGTTGAGTACCGCTTCGCCGGTGGCTCCGTAGATGTTGAGGGTGAAGGTGTAGTTGTTCGCGCTGAAGAGGCTCGAATTGAAGGTGATCGTCCAGCCTTCGTTCGTCTGCTTGGCGATGTAGTTGTCGGGATTGGTGATCGTGTAGTTGAGTACCGTGATGAAATAGGGCGGGGTGATGCCTTTGATGTAGGGCAGGTAGATGTCCACGAAATCTTCGTACACGCCCAGCTGGAAGTTGGGGTTGTAGATCATCCTGGTCATGCCGGCCGGCTGGCGCGTGAAACTGCTGGGCAGGAACCGGTAACTGTGGGTGAGCACGATCGAGTCGATGTGCTTCTTGAATTCGGCCGTCTTGATCTCGCGTTCCTGGACGCGGGCCTGGTGGCGCAGTTCGGAAGCGTGTTTGCGGAGTTCTTCGGGGGAAAGCTGGGCTACCGCCGCGTAGCTGCACATGGCAGCCAGACATAATAAAAGATATCTCATAGTCGTAAAAGTTTACGCTATGAGATATCAAATTTCCTGCCCAAACTTCGGGCTATAAGCTCTTTAGCCTTTTCGTGGCATAGATCGGGCCCTCTAAGGAACCCGACTGCCTCCCGGCCGCCGCTGCGGGCCTCTCCGGACCCGTTCCGCAGCCGGGGGGAGAGACCGTTAGTCGATCGGGGAGAAAACCTCCTTGCCCTCCTGGCAGATGGGGCATACCCAGTCGTCCGGAAGGTCTTCGAAAGCCGTACCCGGGTCGATGCCGTTTTCGGGATCGCCCACTTCGGGGTCATAGATGTAGCCGCAGACTTCGCATTTGTACTTTTTCATAATCCTGTGTTTTTGTGTGATTGAATGATAATTGTATGACGGGTATTAATAGATGCCTGTGTAGGTCTGGGGTGTGAGACGGTGCAGTTCCTCCTTTACGCTCGGTTTCACGTCCAGCTGGTCGATGAATTGGCCGATGTCCTCTTTGGTCACGGGCTTGTTGGTGCGTGTCAGGGCCTTGAGTGCTTCGTAGGGGGCCGGATACTGCTCCCTGCGGAGGATCGTCTGGATGCCTTCGGCCACCACCGCCCAGTTGCGGTCGAGGTCCTGGCTGATCGCTTCGGTGTTGATGATGAGCTTGCCCAGGCCCTTGAGGATCGACTTGAGGGCGATCAGCGTGTGGGCCGCGGGTACCCCGATGTTGCGCAGGGTGGTCGAGTCGGTCAGGTCGCGCTGCATCCGCGAGACAGGCAGTTTGGCCGACAAATGCTGGAAGATGGCGTTCGCCATGCCGAGGTTGCCCTCGGCGTTCTCGAAGTCGATCGGGTTCACCTTGTGCGGCATGGCCGAAGAGCCCACTTCGCCCGCCTTGATTTTCTGCTTGAAATACTCCATGGAGATATAGGTCCACATGTCGCGGCAGAAGTCGATGAGAATGGTGTTGATCCGCTTGAACCCGTCGAAGATGGCGGCCATGTTGTCGTAATGTTCGATCTGGGTGGTCGTCTGCGAGCGGTCCAGGTGAAGGATGTCGTTGACGAACCGGTTGGCGAAGGCTACCCAGTCGATTTCGGGATAGGCGGCCATGTGGGCGTTGAAGTTCCCCGTGGCGCCTCCGAACTTGGCCGGGGCGGGGATGCGGCGCAGCAGGGCCATCTGTTTTTCGAGCCGTTCGACGAAGACCCGTATCTCCTTGCCCAGCTTGGTGGGCGAGGCGGGCTGGCCGTGGGTGTGGGCCAGCAGGGGAATGTTCTCCCATTCGGTGGCCAGCGACGACAGCTTGGCCACAAGTTCTTCCAGCTGGGGATAGTAGACCCGGTGGGTGGCGTCCTTGAGGCTCAGAGGAATGGCCGTGTTATTGATGTCCTGCGAGGTGAGGCCGAAATGGACGAACTCCTTGACGCCGGAGAGTTCCAGAGTATCCATTTTCTCCTTGATGAAATATTCCACGGCCTTGACGTCGTGGTTGGTGGTCTTTTCGATCTCCTTGACCCGCAGGGCCTCTTCGACGGTGAAGTCGCGGTAGATGTCGCGCAGCTTCTCGAACAGGGACGGATCGACTCCTTCGAGCTGGGGCAGGGGGATGTCGCACAGGGCGATGAAGTATTCGATCTCGACCAGCACCCGGTAGCGGATCAGGGCGAATTCGGAAAAATAGTTGTCCAGCGGTTCCGCGCTGGCCCTGTAACGGCCGTCTACGGGGGATATGGCAGTGATTTTGCTCAGTTCCATGAGTTTTTTCTTTTGTTGCGGAATACAATAAATTGTTAGGTTCGAATGACAAAGATACAATATTATATTGTACGAAGGGCAAGAAACCTCTCTCTTCGCTGCAAAATTATTACCAAACTATTTTAGAGGAAGCCCCGGACAATAAATCGGAAAATTGTCGTTATCTTTGCATAGTTTATCGTGGTACGCTGATTTTATGGAGGCATTTCTTTCGTTTCTCTTTTTTCTGATTCTGGGCTTTTACGCGGTGGGGGCTCTGGGCCGCTGGCTGCTGCGACGCTGGATCGGGAAAAAGCAGCAGGAGTTCGCCGAGCGTTTCGCGGGTACCTCTTCGGAGGCATTCCGCGGTTTTTCGTGGAATTCCGGGGCCCGTACCCGCCGGCCTTCGGCCCGGGAAGGCGAGGTGACCGTGCAGCAGACGGCACGCGCCCCGAAAAAGCGGGTGAGCGGTACGGTGGGGGATTACGTGGAGTTCGAAGAGATCACGAGCGGGGAACGGACCGACCAACCTTCGTAGAAATAGATCGCCTATGAAACTTTTCGCCCTCTTTGGGAACTATTGCATTCTGATGTCGAAGGTCTTTTCGAGGCCTGAGAAGCGGAGCATCTACCGCCGGCGGATTCTCTTCGAGATGGAGTCGCTGGGGCTCAATTCGATCGGTATCGCGGCCCTGATCTCGGTCTTCATGGGGGCCGTCATCACCCTCCAGATGTCAATCAACCTCGAATCGCCCTTCATTCCCCGTTATCTGATCGGCTACGCCACCCGTGAGTCGATGATTCTCGAATTCAGTTCGACGGTAGTGGCGCTCATCCTGGCCGGCAAGGTGGGGTCGAATATCGCCTCCGAGATCGGGACCATGCGTATCACCGAGCAGATCGACGCGCTGGAGATCATGGGCGTCAACTCGGCCAGTTACCTGATCCTGCCCAAGATCGTGGCCACGGTCTTCTTCTTTCCCTTCCTGACAATCCTCAGCATCCTGATCGGTACGGCCGGGGGGTATCTGATCGCCATTTTCACGGGCGTGATGAATCCGGGCGACTACATCGACGGGCTGATGTACAGTTTCAAACTCTTTTCGATCTGGTACTCGCTCATCAAGATCGCCGTCTACGCCTTTCTCATCACTTCGATTTCCGGATTTTACGGCTATTTCGCGCAGGGCAATTCGCTGGAAGTGGGGCGTGCCAGC contains:
- the purB gene encoding adenylosuccinate lyase, coding for MELSKITAISPVDGRYRASAEPLDNYFSEFALIRYRVLVEIEYFIALCDIPLPQLEGVDPSLFEKLRDIYRDFTVEEALRVKEIEKTTNHDVKAVEYFIKEKMDTLELSGVKEFVHFGLTSQDINNTAIPLSLKDATHRVYYPQLEELVAKLSSLATEWENIPLLAHTHGQPASPTKLGKEIRVFVERLEKQMALLRRIPAPAKFGGATGNFNAHMAAYPEIDWVAFANRFVNDILHLDRSQTTTQIEHYDNMAAIFDGFKRINTILIDFCRDMWTYISMEYFKQKIKAGEVGSSAMPHKVNPIDFENAEGNLGMANAIFQHLSAKLPVSRMQRDLTDSTTLRNIGVPAAHTLIALKSILKGLGKLIINTEAISQDLDRNWAVVAEGIQTILRREQYPAPYEALKALTRTNKPVTKEDIGQFIDQLDVKPSVKEELHRLTPQTYTGIY
- a CDS encoding DUF4251 domain-containing protein, which encodes MRYLLLCLAAMCSYAAVAQLSPEELRKHASELRHQARVQEREIKTAEFKKHIDSIVLTHSYRFLPSSFTRQPAGMTRMIYNPNFQLGVYEDFVDIYLPYIKGITPPYFITVLNYTITNPDNYIAKQTNEGWTITFNSSLFSANNYTFTLNIYGATGEAVLNLSSDLYNTVTYNGTIMGNY
- a CDS encoding DUF4251 domain-containing protein produces the protein MKGMSFLPILLLCGCAALQAQQQTADSPPDYSGEPAVAEYADAPAGTASDGLSPTEGMSPGIIRQNTAVSAAAPARTDPPASARPAQAPPAPAAEPPSTPVALPRTIPPEVQSVPDKDADRLTRTERRRLKAERFAARLDSLVRSHNFRFLPNSMQELPGGWTQLIYNELYFVGIFSDHVEVHMPMIRGNMAEYIEILNFDTSEWQNYQISQVQYGWNVSFNMIHADRNYTVNMMVYTLTGQTVLNLLTLSNTIRYVGYIQPLSKE
- the ispF gene encoding 2-C-methyl-D-erythritol 2,4-cyclodiphosphate synthase — encoded protein: MEDFRIGHGFDVHVLREGLPLVIGGVRIPHEKGFVAHSDGDVLVHALCDALLGAVALGDIGLHFPDTSEEFRGIDSLVLLRRTVELLREKGYRVANVDATIVMQRPRLRPHIDEMRRILARTMGVECDAVSVKATTSERLGYEGREEGVSAYAVALVCRCHSFDRGCM
- a CDS encoding MlaE family ABC transporter permease, which produces MKLFALFGNYCILMSKVFSRPEKRSIYRRRILFEMESLGLNSIGIAALISVFMGAVITLQMSINLESPFIPRYLIGYATRESMILEFSSTVVALILAGKVGSNIASEIGTMRITEQIDALEIMGVNSASYLILPKIVATVFFFPFLTILSILIGTAGGYLIAIFTGVMNPGDYIDGLMYSFKLFSIWYSLIKIAVYAFLITSISGFYGYFAQGNSLEVGRASTKAVVVSSVMILIFDLILTQLLLI
- the rd gene encoding rubredoxin — encoded protein: MKKYKCEVCGYIYDPEVGDPENGIDPGTAFEDLPDDWVCPICQEGKEVFSPID
- a CDS encoding DUF4834 family protein, whose translation is MEAFLSFLFFLILGFYAVGALGRWLLRRWIGKKQQEFAERFAGTSSEAFRGFSWNSGARTRRPSAREGEVTVQQTARAPKKRVSGTVGDYVEFEEITSGERTDQPS